A single genomic interval of Adhaeribacter pallidiroseus harbors:
- a CDS encoding aminotransferase class IV, translating to MPSSPNLYVYHRGEIIPLEKAFLHISDLAVQRGYGIFDFFKIINGIPLFLDDYLARFYESARLMHLPVLLTPDELKKVLYRLMAQNQIPQSGIKMVLTGGYSEDGYTPAAPNLLITQQPITLLTAAQVQQGIQVITYSYIRDLAEAKTINYSTGIRLQPHMRAQGAQDILYHQNGIITECPRSNLFIVTHDNQVITPKKDVLKGITRKNVLEVAHQKYATVEGVVTLTDLAQAKEAFTTSTTKQILPVVQVDDQVIGNGKPGTVTLDLWQDLLSLEKQQALVRV from the coding sequence ATGCCCTCCAGCCCTAACCTGTACGTTTACCACCGCGGCGAAATTATTCCGTTAGAAAAAGCTTTTTTGCACATCAGCGATTTAGCGGTGCAACGCGGCTACGGTATTTTCGATTTTTTTAAAATTATAAACGGCATCCCGTTGTTTCTGGACGATTACCTGGCCCGCTTTTACGAATCGGCGAGGCTGATGCACTTACCGGTACTTTTAACTCCGGATGAACTCAAAAAAGTGTTGTACCGGTTAATGGCGCAAAACCAAATCCCGCAATCGGGTATAAAAATGGTTTTAACGGGCGGCTACTCCGAAGATGGCTACACGCCCGCCGCACCTAACCTGCTCATCACCCAGCAACCCATTACCTTGCTTACCGCAGCCCAGGTGCAGCAAGGCATACAAGTAATTACCTACTCCTACATCCGGGACCTGGCCGAGGCCAAAACCATTAATTATTCTACCGGTATCCGGCTGCAGCCCCACATGCGCGCCCAGGGGGCGCAGGATATTTTATACCACCAGAACGGCATTATTACCGAGTGCCCCCGCAGTAATCTCTTTATCGTTACCCACGACAATCAAGTAATTACCCCGAAGAAAGATGTATTGAAAGGCATTACCCGGAAAAATGTACTGGAGGTAGCCCACCAGAAATATGCCACCGTAGAAGGAGTCGTAACGCTAACTGATCTGGCGCAGGCCAAAGAAGCATTTACTACCAGCACCACCAAGCAAATTTTACCCGTTGTGCAGGTAGATGATCAGGTAATAGGGAATGGTAAACCCGGCACCGTAACTTTAGATTTGTGGCAGGATTTACTGTCTTTGGAGAAACAGCAGGCTTTGGTAAGGGTCTAA
- a CDS encoding HNH endonuclease — protein MKMEFCTFPELIEERDRFLKNYGIERLAICPIEEIKNIKPKEKRKCRFCGRDYSQTTFNNISHIIPELLGNKYLISDFECDSCNDFFGKKYENNLANFLGVSRTLSGVKSKDNKIPIFNSSGYKLLAKRKEFYGIKDGISLSLPTLAKGIFTIDDRAGKAEIKFLKPSYVPIKVYKAFLKVALSIIPEKYVDDYKYAFQHLKEDDNFFSEVAKIAYYELPHNHSVANPICFLFRKFEPKNRIPNHVFALYFQSYIFQFPLPFSLTDKNNGLYNGSPSSVTLCPPILFSEPKLGAKYFRIIKDFSSQNNIKEEEFITFSFEPNIMSDLKAYDIKTGEVTDITFNPEDIAEIYMVPYDSKLSLFDNSDLSEEPNNLTD, from the coding sequence ATGAAAATGGAATTTTGTACATTCCCAGAACTTATTGAAGAAAGGGATAGATTTCTAAAAAATTACGGCATAGAGAGATTAGCGATTTGTCCAATCGAAGAAATAAAAAATATTAAACCGAAGGAAAAAAGGAAATGCCGTTTTTGTGGGCGAGACTATTCGCAAACAACCTTTAATAATATATCGCATATTATACCAGAGCTTCTAGGTAATAAGTATTTAATCTCTGATTTTGAATGTGATAGTTGCAATGATTTTTTTGGTAAAAAGTACGAGAATAATTTAGCAAATTTCCTTGGAGTATCGCGGACCTTATCTGGCGTAAAAAGTAAGGACAATAAAATACCAATTTTTAATTCTTCTGGTTACAAGTTATTAGCAAAAAGAAAAGAGTTTTATGGTATAAAGGATGGTATAAGTTTATCGCTTCCTACCTTAGCAAAAGGTATTTTTACCATTGATGATAGGGCAGGTAAAGCAGAGATTAAGTTTCTAAAGCCATCTTATGTTCCAATCAAAGTTTATAAAGCATTTTTAAAAGTTGCTTTATCCATTATACCTGAAAAATATGTAGATGATTATAAATATGCGTTTCAGCATTTAAAAGAAGATGATAACTTTTTTTCAGAAGTGGCAAAAATCGCCTATTATGAATTGCCACATAATCATTCAGTTGCTAACCCAATTTGCTTTTTGTTCAGGAAATTTGAACCTAAAAATAGGATTCCAAATCATGTATTTGCATTGTACTTCCAAAGTTATATTTTTCAATTTCCTCTGCCTTTTTCTCTAACAGATAAAAACAATGGTTTATATAATGGCAGCCCTTCTTCAGTAACATTATGTCCTCCTATATTATTTTCAGAACCGAAATTAGGGGCTAAGTATTTTAGGATAATAAAAGATTTCTCATCACAAAATAATATTAAGGAAGAAGAGTTTATTACTTTTTCATTCGAACCAAACATAATGAGTGATTTGAAAGCATATGATATTAAAACAGGAGAAGTAACCGATATAACCTTTAATCCTGAGGATATTGCAGAGATCTACATGGTTCCATATGATTCAAAGCTTTCATTATTTGATAACTCTGATTTATCAGAAGAACCAAATAATTTAACTGATTAG